A single window of Methylomarinum sp. Ch1-1 DNA harbors:
- a CDS encoding peptidoglycan-binding domain-containing protein, with the protein MKTYYIDARIIVLLAVTASMSGCGDEQKETSNQPEQAAAESVPTKPVSEMTDKTMETIDRKSEAIGNMTESAVKKSAEAVESAAELTVEETAEVAQDLGVTAETESSQAVATGKAATSKASSEVVETTPALVRKIQQALSDAGVNPGPIDGMMGPQTMAAVKNFQKQKGLAEGAITKETLQALGVAY; encoded by the coding sequence ATGAAGACATATTACATCGACGCAAGAATCATTGTTCTGCTAGCCGTTACCGCATCCATGTCCGGCTGTGGCGATGAGCAGAAAGAAACCAGCAATCAGCCAGAGCAAGCCGCTGCCGAGAGCGTGCCGACTAAACCCGTTTCGGAAATGACGGATAAAACCATGGAAACGATCGACAGGAAAAGTGAAGCCATCGGGAATATGACAGAGTCCGCAGTTAAAAAATCAGCCGAAGCGGTTGAAAGCGCGGCGGAGCTGACCGTCGAAGAAACAGCCGAAGTCGCTCAGGATTTAGGTGTTACGGCCGAAACAGAATCTAGTCAAGCGGTTGCAACAGGCAAGGCGGCGACAAGCAAGGCCTCCTCGGAGGTCGTGGAGACTACGCCAGCGCTAGTACGCAAAATCCAGCAGGCCTTGTCGGATGCAGGCGTTAACCCGGGACCCATCGATGGCATGATGGGGCCGCAAACAATGGCGGCTGTGAAAAACTTTCAAAAACAGAAAGGACTGGCTGAGGGCGCGATAACTAAGGAAACGCTGCAGGCGTTAGGTGTTGCGTACTGA
- a CDS encoding peroxidase family protein, with translation MKHGAESYFFDKEGWVKGALFPVEALLRIFKKFCPWFVVPKPDPIDRPDDEQPAKPRRKFCRLFERGDQPDAEGLVELGMAMETETTMNIDSSGDTDIPAGYTYLGQFIDHDITSDPTPLTQMGAVDPEGIDIMRSPALDLDSLYGLGPQQSPMLYEEDGVHLKVGLTSATEEGEPGGPIVGGFPNDLPRDIMKKAIIGDGRNDENLAVAQTHLAFIKFHNKQADEIAVKHPELTGEALFKAAREQVILHYQSIVLTDFLPRLVEPEVLQDVLANGRKLYRDEHRHCMPIEFSVGAYRLGHSLVRPVYEWNKVFNSSAVPATFELLFEFSEVSGTRGDGDDPFFGKPTLPSNWIIDWTRFYDFAEVAGIVSHEDLNFTRKIDTKLSFALKTLPEFQKTNVPPVFISLATRNLLRGRLVSLPSGQEVANAMQAAGIAIDPIADDDILGGAHDEILNAHGFHRQTPLWYYILREAKVRHDGNRLGPVGSRILAEVFVGLIEHSDVSLLAKQADLSFSMPQLLAAVGDINPLGR, from the coding sequence ATGAAACACGGCGCAGAGAGTTATTTTTTCGATAAAGAAGGCTGGGTTAAGGGCGCGTTATTTCCCGTCGAAGCGTTACTGAGGATTTTTAAGAAATTTTGTCCTTGGTTTGTCGTTCCTAAACCCGACCCGATTGACCGGCCCGATGACGAGCAACCGGCTAAACCGCGACGAAAATTTTGTCGCCTATTTGAACGCGGCGACCAGCCCGATGCGGAAGGACTGGTCGAGCTAGGTATGGCGATGGAAACGGAAACAACGATGAATATCGACAGCTCAGGGGACACCGATATCCCGGCGGGATATACCTATCTGGGCCAGTTTATCGATCATGACATCACCAGCGATCCCACGCCTTTGACGCAGATGGGCGCGGTCGATCCGGAAGGCATCGATATCATGCGTTCGCCGGCGCTAGACTTGGACAGTCTCTATGGCTTGGGACCGCAGCAGAGTCCGATGCTTTACGAGGAGGACGGCGTCCACCTGAAAGTCGGGTTAACCAGCGCGACAGAGGAAGGCGAACCGGGCGGTCCGATTGTCGGCGGATTTCCTAATGATTTGCCGCGGGATATTATGAAGAAGGCGATTATCGGAGACGGTCGTAATGATGAAAATCTGGCTGTCGCGCAGACTCATTTGGCGTTTATTAAATTTCATAATAAACAGGCCGATGAAATCGCGGTCAAGCATCCTGAACTGACCGGTGAAGCCTTGTTTAAGGCTGCTAGGGAACAAGTGATACTGCATTATCAAAGCATCGTCTTGACCGATTTTCTGCCGAGACTGGTCGAGCCGGAGGTATTGCAGGATGTGTTGGCTAACGGCAGGAAACTTTATCGCGATGAACATCGGCATTGTATGCCGATAGAGTTTTCGGTCGGCGCCTATCGCTTGGGGCACAGCTTGGTGCGGCCGGTTTATGAATGGAACAAGGTGTTCAATTCATCGGCGGTGCCGGCGACTTTCGAATTGCTGTTTGAATTCTCCGAAGTCAGCGGTACGCGCGGCGATGGCGATGATCCATTTTTTGGCAAGCCGACGTTGCCGTCGAACTGGATTATCGATTGGACACGGTTCTATGACTTCGCCGAAGTGGCGGGGATAGTGAGTCATGAGGACTTGAATTTCACCCGCAAAATCGATACAAAATTATCCTTCGCGCTAAAAACGCTGCCCGAATTTCAAAAAACCAATGTGCCGCCTGTTTTTATTTCATTGGCGACCCGAAACCTGTTGAGAGGCCGGTTAGTCTCGCTACCCAGCGGTCAGGAGGTGGCGAATGCGATGCAAGCGGCAGGTATCGCGATCGATCCGATCGCCGACGACGACATCTTGGGGGGAGCCCATGACGAGATACTTAATGCTCACGGTTTTCATCGTCAGACGCCGTTATGGTATTACATATTGCGGGAAGCCAAGGTCAGGCATGACGGCAATCGTCTGGGGCCGGTGGGCAGCAGAATATTGGCCGAAGTCTTTGTCGGTTTAATCGAGCACAGCGATGTTTCGTTATTGGCTAAACAAGCGGATCTGTCCTTTTCGATGCCGCAATTGTTGGCCGCTGTCGGCGATATCAATCCCTTAGGTCGTTGA
- a CDS encoding peptidoglycan-binding protein, with protein MNYPELNRGDKGDAVRELQTHLNKVGAMLVVDGDFGSGTERGVRYAQDIIGRLSTGTVDDELWQWLESQPDPCPELATNGVAFIAKEETGGLAYYHAVTRWPHFPGLASGITIGVGYDLRFNSEDDFRMLWGDRLPDNMLDELAKDIGKPGSKKRVKELKKMDFEIPFKFAWPVFVEGTLPRFYQETQMIYPSLDGLPALCRSALVSIVFNRGNSLKGPRRREMREIRNILAQADNPALHKLKRKMILTDVEDQILSMQRLWGPSSGLHKRRQAEANLWRNGLDPW; from the coding sequence ATGAATTATCCGGAACTGAACAGAGGCGATAAAGGGGATGCGGTTAGGGAGCTTCAGACTCATCTGAATAAGGTCGGTGCGATGCTCGTTGTCGATGGCGATTTCGGCAGCGGCACGGAAAGAGGCGTCCGCTATGCCCAGGACATCATCGGACGGCTGAGCACCGGTACGGTCGATGATGAGCTCTGGCAATGGCTGGAAAGTCAGCCCGATCCCTGCCCAGAACTTGCGACCAATGGCGTGGCCTTTATCGCCAAGGAGGAAACCGGCGGTTTGGCCTATTATCATGCCGTCACTCGATGGCCGCATTTTCCCGGTTTAGCCAGCGGCATCACCATCGGTGTCGGTTATGACCTAAGGTTTAATTCGGAGGACGACTTTCGGATGTTATGGGGCGATCGGCTTCCCGATAACATGCTGGATGAGTTAGCTAAGGATATCGGCAAACCAGGCAGTAAAAAAAGGGTCAAAGAATTAAAAAAAATGGACTTCGAGATTCCCTTTAAATTCGCCTGGCCGGTTTTTGTCGAGGGAACGCTGCCCAGGTTTTATCAGGAAACACAGATGATTTATCCTTCACTGGATGGGTTGCCCGCCCTCTGTCGTTCCGCCCTGGTCAGTATCGTTTTCAATCGAGGCAATAGCCTAAAAGGGCCGCGCAGAAGAGAAATGCGCGAAATCAGGAATATCCTGGCCCAGGCCGATAATCCCGCGTTGCATAAATTGAAAAGGAAGATGATTCTGACTGACGTTGAAGACCAGATTCTATCGATGCAGCGATTGTGGGGCCCCAGTTCCGGTTTGCATAAGCGTAGACAGGCCGAGGCGAATTTATGGCGCAACGGTCTCGATCCGTGGTGA